One Phocoena sinus isolate mPhoSin1 chromosome 14, mPhoSin1.pri, whole genome shotgun sequence genomic region harbors:
- the ZNF605 gene encoding zinc finger protein 605 isoform X1 gives MVKSQISFEDVAVDFTVEEWQLLNPTQKTLYRDVTLENCSNLVFLGYQMIKPEAIIKLEQEEPWILGEETLSQNFPEEVWLDNNLKMWHQDNQDKLKSMERGHEYDVFGKMFHSGINFDHLGMRSHKCGTGEKSLKHPFDFLIPKRNCERKKLDELNKKLLFCIKPDKTCGGIKYSDCSKCRKVSSKEPGLITNQIAHTGVCLCIECGKVFNKKSQLSIHQRTHTGEKPYGCHDCGKAFSQKSLLTIHQRTHSGEKPYGCGECQKAFSRKSLLVLHQRTHTGEKPYGCSDCGKSFSRKSQLQRHQRTHTVEKPYGCNDCGKAFSQKIRLITHQRTHTGEKPYKCSDCGKAFFWKSQLITHQRVHTGKKPYACSECKKAFSRNSLLIRHQRIHTGEKPYECSECGEAFIRKPQLVKHQMTHTGEKNYQCRNCEEAFFKKSELIRHQKAHLGEKPYGCVECGKTFFGKSQLLTHQRTHTGEKPYECGACGKAFTQKSSLVSHQRTHTGEKPYECSECGKAFSEKSSLIHHQRTHTGEKPFECSECRKAFAWKPQLLRHQRIHTGEKPYECSECGKAFVQKVQLIKHQRNHTGEKTYGCSDCTKAFFEKAQLIIHQRIHTGERPYKCGECGKSFTRKSHLMRHQRIHTGDKCYRCSECGTAFHRKAQLLIHQRSHML, from the exons ATGGTCAAGTCACAG ATATCGTTTGAGGATGTGGCTGTGGACTTCACGGTGGAGGAGTGGCAGCTACTTAATCCTACTCAGAAGACCTTGTACAGGGATGTGACGCTGGAGAACTGTAGCAACCTAGTCTTCTTGG GTTATCAAATGATCAAACCTGAGGCGATTATCAAACTGGAGCAAGAAGAGCCGTGGATATTAGGTGAAGAAACCCTAAGTCAGAACTTTCCAG aagaAGTCTGGCTAGATAATAATCTCAAAATGTGGCACCAGGATAATCAAGACAAGCTTAAAAGTATGGAGAGAGGCCATGAATATGAcgtctttgggaaaatgtttcaTTCAGGCATTAACTTTGATCATTTAGGAATGAGATCCCATAAATGTGGCACAGGtgaaaaaagtttgaaacatCCTTTTGATTTTCTTATTCCAAAACGtaactgtgaaagaaaaaaacttgatgAGCTTAATAAGAAATTACTTTTCTGTATCAAGCCTGACAAAACCTGTGGTGGAATAAAATACTCTGATTGCAGTAAATGTAGAAAAGTCAGCAGTAAAGAGCCAGGGCTCATTACAAACCAAATAGCACATACAGGAGTCTGTTTATGCATAGAATGTGGTAAGGTTTTTAACAAAAAGTCACAGCTCAGTATACATCAGAGAACTCATACAGGAGAGAAGCCCTACGGATGCCATGACTGTGGGAAAGCCTTCTCCCAGAAGTCATTACTCACTATTCATCAAAGGACTCAttcaggagaaaaaccatatgggtGTGGTGAATGTCAAAAAGCTTTCAGCAGGAAGTCACTGCTCGTTTTACATCAGAGAACTCATACGGGAGAGAAGCCCTATGGCTGCAGTGACTGTGGGAAGTCCTTTAGTAGGAAGTCACAGCTTCAAAGGCATCAGAGAACCCACACAGTAGAGAAGCCCTATGGCTGCAATGACTGTGGGAAGGCCTTCTCCCAGAAAATAAGGCTCATTACACATCAGAGGacacacacaggggagaagcCCTACAAATGTAGTGATTGCGGAAAAGCCTTCTTTTGGAAGTCACAGCTTATTACTCATCAGAGGGTTCATACAGGGAAGAAACCGTATGCATGTAGTGAGTGTAAAAAAGCCTTCAGCAGGAACTCACTCCTCATTAGGCATCAGAGGAtccacacaggagagaagccctatgaatgcagtgaatgtggtGAAGCCTTCATCAGAAAACCGCAACTTGTCAAACATCAAATgactcacacaggagagaagaaCTATCAGTGCAGGAACTGTGAAGAAGCCTTCTTTAAGAAGTCAGAACTAATTAGACATCAGAAAGCTCATTTAGGAGAAAAACCCTATGGATGTGTTGAATGTGGAAAAACCTTCTTTGGGAAGTCACAGCTCCTGACACATCAGAGAACTCACACcggagagaaaccttatgaatgcgGTGcctgtgggaaagccttcaccCAAAAGTCCAGCCTGGTATCTCATCAGAGGacacacacaggggagaaaccctatgagtGCAGcgagtgtgggaaagccttcagtgaGAAGTCAAGCCTCATTCACCATCAGAGAacccacactggagagaaacccttcGAATGTAGTGAGTGTAGGAAAGCTTTTGCCTGGAAGCCACAGCTTCTTaggcatcagagaattcatacaggggagaaaccctatgaatgcagTGAGTGTGGGAAGGCATTTGTTCAGAAAGTACAGCTCATTAAGCATCAGAGAAATCATACAGGAGAGAAGACCTATGGATGCAGTGATTGTACAAAAGCTTTCTTTGAGAAGGCGCAGCTCATTATACATCAGAGGATTCATACAGGAGAGAGACCCTATAAATGTGgggaatgtgggaaatctttcaCTAGAAAGTCGCACCTTATGAGGCATCAGAGGATCCATACAGGAGATAAATGCTATagatgcagtgaatgtgggacaGCCTTCCACAGGAAGGCACAGCTCCTGATACATCAGAGAAGTCATATGCTGTAG
- the ZNF605 gene encoding zinc finger protein 605 isoform X2: MIKPEAIIKLEQEEPWILGEETLSQNFPEEVWLDNNLKMWHQDNQDKLKSMERGHEYDVFGKMFHSGINFDHLGMRSHKCGTGEKSLKHPFDFLIPKRNCERKKLDELNKKLLFCIKPDKTCGGIKYSDCSKCRKVSSKEPGLITNQIAHTGVCLCIECGKVFNKKSQLSIHQRTHTGEKPYGCHDCGKAFSQKSLLTIHQRTHSGEKPYGCGECQKAFSRKSLLVLHQRTHTGEKPYGCSDCGKSFSRKSQLQRHQRTHTVEKPYGCNDCGKAFSQKIRLITHQRTHTGEKPYKCSDCGKAFFWKSQLITHQRVHTGKKPYACSECKKAFSRNSLLIRHQRIHTGEKPYECSECGEAFIRKPQLVKHQMTHTGEKNYQCRNCEEAFFKKSELIRHQKAHLGEKPYGCVECGKTFFGKSQLLTHQRTHTGEKPYECGACGKAFTQKSSLVSHQRTHTGEKPYECSECGKAFSEKSSLIHHQRTHTGEKPFECSECRKAFAWKPQLLRHQRIHTGEKPYECSECGKAFVQKVQLIKHQRNHTGEKTYGCSDCTKAFFEKAQLIIHQRIHTGERPYKCGECGKSFTRKSHLMRHQRIHTGDKCYRCSECGTAFHRKAQLLIHQRSHML, encoded by the exons ATGATCAAACCTGAGGCGATTATCAAACTGGAGCAAGAAGAGCCGTGGATATTAGGTGAAGAAACCCTAAGTCAGAACTTTCCAG aagaAGTCTGGCTAGATAATAATCTCAAAATGTGGCACCAGGATAATCAAGACAAGCTTAAAAGTATGGAGAGAGGCCATGAATATGAcgtctttgggaaaatgtttcaTTCAGGCATTAACTTTGATCATTTAGGAATGAGATCCCATAAATGTGGCACAGGtgaaaaaagtttgaaacatCCTTTTGATTTTCTTATTCCAAAACGtaactgtgaaagaaaaaaacttgatgAGCTTAATAAGAAATTACTTTTCTGTATCAAGCCTGACAAAACCTGTGGTGGAATAAAATACTCTGATTGCAGTAAATGTAGAAAAGTCAGCAGTAAAGAGCCAGGGCTCATTACAAACCAAATAGCACATACAGGAGTCTGTTTATGCATAGAATGTGGTAAGGTTTTTAACAAAAAGTCACAGCTCAGTATACATCAGAGAACTCATACAGGAGAGAAGCCCTACGGATGCCATGACTGTGGGAAAGCCTTCTCCCAGAAGTCATTACTCACTATTCATCAAAGGACTCAttcaggagaaaaaccatatgggtGTGGTGAATGTCAAAAAGCTTTCAGCAGGAAGTCACTGCTCGTTTTACATCAGAGAACTCATACGGGAGAGAAGCCCTATGGCTGCAGTGACTGTGGGAAGTCCTTTAGTAGGAAGTCACAGCTTCAAAGGCATCAGAGAACCCACACAGTAGAGAAGCCCTATGGCTGCAATGACTGTGGGAAGGCCTTCTCCCAGAAAATAAGGCTCATTACACATCAGAGGacacacacaggggagaagcCCTACAAATGTAGTGATTGCGGAAAAGCCTTCTTTTGGAAGTCACAGCTTATTACTCATCAGAGGGTTCATACAGGGAAGAAACCGTATGCATGTAGTGAGTGTAAAAAAGCCTTCAGCAGGAACTCACTCCTCATTAGGCATCAGAGGAtccacacaggagagaagccctatgaatgcagtgaatgtggtGAAGCCTTCATCAGAAAACCGCAACTTGTCAAACATCAAATgactcacacaggagagaagaaCTATCAGTGCAGGAACTGTGAAGAAGCCTTCTTTAAGAAGTCAGAACTAATTAGACATCAGAAAGCTCATTTAGGAGAAAAACCCTATGGATGTGTTGAATGTGGAAAAACCTTCTTTGGGAAGTCACAGCTCCTGACACATCAGAGAACTCACACcggagagaaaccttatgaatgcgGTGcctgtgggaaagccttcaccCAAAAGTCCAGCCTGGTATCTCATCAGAGGacacacacaggggagaaaccctatgagtGCAGcgagtgtgggaaagccttcagtgaGAAGTCAAGCCTCATTCACCATCAGAGAacccacactggagagaaacccttcGAATGTAGTGAGTGTAGGAAAGCTTTTGCCTGGAAGCCACAGCTTCTTaggcatcagagaattcatacaggggagaaaccctatgaatgcagTGAGTGTGGGAAGGCATTTGTTCAGAAAGTACAGCTCATTAAGCATCAGAGAAATCATACAGGAGAGAAGACCTATGGATGCAGTGATTGTACAAAAGCTTTCTTTGAGAAGGCGCAGCTCATTATACATCAGAGGATTCATACAGGAGAGAGACCCTATAAATGTGgggaatgtgggaaatctttcaCTAGAAAGTCGCACCTTATGAGGCATCAGAGGATCCATACAGGAGATAAATGCTATagatgcagtgaatgtgggacaGCCTTCCACAGGAAGGCACAGCTCCTGATACATCAGAGAAGTCATATGCTGTAG
- the ZNF605 gene encoding zinc finger protein 605 isoform X3: MVKSQISFEDVAVDFTVEEWQLLNPTQKTLYRDVTLENCSNLVFLGYQMIKPEAIIKLEQEEPWILGEETLSQNFPAAQADKDTSCTWFTEEITTSVMGQRALPPLSILLL, translated from the exons ATGGTCAAGTCACAG ATATCGTTTGAGGATGTGGCTGTGGACTTCACGGTGGAGGAGTGGCAGCTACTTAATCCTACTCAGAAGACCTTGTACAGGGATGTGACGCTGGAGAACTGTAGCAACCTAGTCTTCTTGG GTTATCAAATGATCAAACCTGAGGCGATTATCAAACTGGAGCAAGAAGAGCCGTGGATATTAGGTGAAGAAACCCTAAGTCAGAACTTTCCAG cagcccaagctgacaaAGACACATCATGCACTTGGTTTACGGAGGAGATCACCACGTCAGTTATGGGACAACGTGCTTTACCTCCGCTGTCCATCCTGCTTCTGTGA